In Actinomycetota bacterium, the sequence GGGGTCGCGGCCGGCTCGGCAGGCTGGGCCGGGGCCTCGGGGTCGGCCGTCGCCTCGGCCTTGGCCAGGAGCTGGCGGCGGGCGGTGGTGTAGCTCTCGGACGTCTTGTCCATGCGGGCGCGGACGCGGCCCTTGAACGACTTCTGCCTGGTCATCTGGTGCTCCTCCGCACGCGGGTGGCGCGGGACCCACGCTCCCGCCGCCCCCGCGACGAGGGCACTCGACCAGCGTCCCGAGGACTCGAGGTCCCCTTTACCTCCGCGGGCCGGTGGCGTGAGCACCGGGGAGGAGGTCGGGCGCGGGACGGCGCCGGCCCGAGCATAGCCGATGGCCCCGGCGACCGGAACCCTTCCGCCCCAGCCCTAGGGGGCGGGGCGGAGCCAGAGCGAGGCCCGGGTCGGCTGCATGGTCTGGTCGACCACGGCCAGCAGCTCGCCGGTCAGGGTGGTCAGGTCGACCTGGTCGCGGAGGCGGGCCGCGAACGCCTCGACGGTGCCGGCGGCGTCGTAGCGGCGCCGGTTGAAGCGCCGGTCGACGAGCTCCTGGACGCGGCGGCGCAGGGGCGCGAACGCGGCCACCACGGCCAGGGTGGCGGCGGCCACGGCCAGGCTCGAGCTCTCGGGCAGGAGCCGGCCGAGCCCCAGCACCACCGCGGCGTAGCCGAGGCCGAGCAGCACCGTCAGCAGCCCGTAGGCCAGGGTCCGGCTGACGACCCGGTCCAGGTCGTACAGCCGGTAGCGCAGCACCGCCACCCCGATCGCCACCGGCGGGCACAGCAGCGCCGGGTAGACGACGTGCGAGATCCAGTCGGGCGCGACCCCGAGCCCGCTCGGCACGGACACGACCAGCCCGGCCACCGCGGCCGCCGCCCCGGCGGCGACCCAGCGCATCTGCTGGCGTTCGACCCCGTGGGAGGAGCGGAACCGGAGCACCACGCAGACCGCCGCCGGCGGCAGGCTCCACCAGTGGAGCAGCACGCCGACGAGCGTGAGCGTCGCGGCGACGGAGCCGGCCGGACCGGCCAGCCCGAACGGGTTGTCGATCCCCCGCTCCTCCAGCGGCCCCGGGGCGAGGGTGCCGGCCACCGTGGCCAGGACGGCCCCGGCCACGCTGGCGACCACGACCAGCCGCCAGCGGCGCGACCGGAGGTGGCCGTTGGGCAGCAGCAGGGCCGGGAGGGTCACCCCGAGGGCGATCGGCGGCGCCCAGCCGAGGCTCCCGGTCGCCACCACGACCTTGGCGGCGAGCGGCAGGGCCTGGTGCTCGCGGATGAGCTGGTCGACCCAGGGCTCCAGCGGGACGGTGTAGGCCCAGGCGAGGCCGGCCGCCCCGTACAGCCAGCCGATCGGGTTCTCCGGCCGCCGCAGGGTCAGCACCAGCCCGACGGTGGCGAACCCGAGCACGAAGAAGAACGCGTAGAGGGCGCCCTCGACCAGCACGCCCAGGGTGAGCGGCCGGTAGATGGCCAGGGTGACGGCCAGCCCGGCGGCGCAGCAGCCGAAGGTGACCAGCCACAGCGCCCAGGCGAGCACCACCCTGGTTGGGGGCCGCAACATCACCTTCCCTCCTCGCGTCCAGGAGTCTCGGCGCAGTCTCCAGGAGGTGCGGTACGGGAGCGTTACGGGCTCTCCCGAGGCACCCCGGAACTGTCACAGGTACCGGTTACGCTGGGACAACGCAACGAACCCCTTCCCCGAGGACTGAGGCCTGTGACCACCACCATCACCGACGCCGACCTGGCCGAGCTGGCCCGCCCCTTCCCCACCGATTTCGTCGAGCGCAAGGACGGCAGCGACTACGTCGCCCACCACGTCGTCAACCAGCGCCTGCTCAGCATCGTCGGCCCCTTCGACTTCGAGCTCGTCCAGGTCATCCGCGGCGACGTCGCCGCCGTGGCCCCCGACCCGAGCGCCCGGAGCCGCCGGGCCCGGGCCGGCACGCCGGCGCTCCAGAACGTCGTCGTCGGCGGCATCTGGCGGCTCACCTGCTCCATCGACGGCCGCCAGGTCCGGGTCGAGGAGGTCGGCGACGTCGGCGACGTCCACAACTGGCCCCACGACGGCGCCCGCCTCAAGGACGCCGCCTCCGACGCCCTCAAGCGCTGCGCCATGCGCCTCGGCCTCGGTCTCCACCTCTGGGCTCAGGAGCACTACTTCCTCGACCAGCAGCTCCGCGCCCAGCACCGCCCCGAGTAGCGGTCAGCGCCCGCCTGGGTCGAGCAGCTCGGCCAGGTGGAGGGCGCGGCGGCCGGCCAGGTGGTCGAGCTGGGTGCGGCAGGAGAAGCCGTCGGCGAGGAGGACCGCGTCCGGGGGGGCGGCGCGGACGGCCGGGAGGAGGGCGGTCTCGGCGACCGCGACCGAGACGTCGTAGTGGCCGCGCTCGGCCCCGAAGTTGCCGGCCAGGCCGCAGCAGCCGCCGACCGCCGTGACCCGCGTCCCGGCCCGGGCCAGGAGGGCGCGGTCGGCCTCCCAGCCGAGCACGGCGTGCTGGTGGCAGTGGGGCTGGGCCACCGCCACGACCCCACCCAGGTCGGGCGGCGCCCAACCGGGCGTGCCCGCCAGCACCTCGGCCAGCGTCGCCGCCGCCCGGGCGACCACGGCGGCGGCCGGGTCGTCCGCCCCGAGCAGGGCGAGCGCGTCGTGCCGCAGCACCGCCAGGCACGACGGTTCCAACCCGACCAGGACCGCCCCACCGCCTCCCCCGCCCGACCCACCGGGATCCCCTTCGAGCAGGGCCGCGAGCCGGTCCACCGTGTGGCGGAGGGTGCGCCTGGCGGTGTCGAGCTGGCCGGTGGAGATCCAGGTGAGGGCGCAGCAGAGGGGCTCGTCGGGGAGGTCGACCCGGTGGCCGGCGGCCTCCAGGACCCGGACGGCGGCCTGGCCGGCCGCGGGCGTGAAGTGGTTGGTGAAGGTGTCGGGCCACAGCAGCACCCGGGGACCTGTGGCCGGGGACGAGCCGGCCGGCGGGCGGTTACGCCACCAGGCGCGGAGGGTCTGGGGGGCGAACGCCGGGAGGGGGCGGCGGGGGTCGACCCCGGCGAGGCGGCGGCCCGCGGCGGCCAGGAACGGGGTGGCGAGGAGGCGGTTGGCCAGGCGGGGGGCCCGGGCGGCGAGGGCCGCCCAGCGGGGCAGCCAGCCGAGGCTGTAGTGGGCGGCCGGGCGGCGGCGGCCCCGATAGGTCTGGTGGAGGACCTCGGCCTTGTAGGTGGCCATGTCGACCTCGGCCGGGCAGTCGGAGGCGCAACCCTTGCAGGCCAGGCAGAGGTCGAGGGCCTCGTGGACCTCGGGTGCGGGCAGGCCGCCGATCAGGGTGCCGTTGACCGCCTCCTGGAGGACGCGGCTGCGTCCCCGGGTGGTGTCCTTCTCGTCCCGGGTGGCCAGCCAGGACGGGCACATCACCCCGCCGGCGCCGGTGTTGTCGGCCACGCAGCGCCCGATCCCGGTGCAGCGGTGGACGGCGCTGGTCAGGTCGCCGCCGTCGGTGGGGTAGCGGAACCCGAGCCCTTCGGTGACCGGGCCGACCATGGTCCGGCGCAGGTCGGCGTCCAGCGGCCGCGGGCGCACCAGCACCCCCGGGTTGAGCAGGTCGCGGGGGTCGAAGACGGCCTTGACGGCGGCCATGGCCTCGATCGCGGCCGGCTCGAACATCCGCGGGAGCAGCTCGGACCGGGCCCGCCCGTCGCCGTGCTCCCCCGACATCGACCCGCCGTACCCGCCGACCAGCTCGGCCGCCCGCTCGACGAACGACCGGTAGACCGCCCGCCCGCCGGGCCGGTCGAACGGGAAGTCGATGCGCACGTGCAGGCAGCCGTCGCCGAAGTGGCCGTAGGGGATGCCGCCGAGGCCGTGGTCGGCCAGGAGGGCGTCGAAGTCGCGCAGGTAGGCGCCGAGCCGCTCGGGCGG encodes:
- a CDS encoding Rad52/Rad22 family DNA repair protein, with protein sequence MTTTITDADLAELARPFPTDFVERKDGSDYVAHHVVNQRLLSIVGPFDFELVQVIRGDVAAVAPDPSARSRRARAGTPALQNVVVGGIWRLTCSIDGRQVRVEEVGDVGDVHNWPHDGARLKDAASDALKRCAMRLGLGLHLWAQEHYFLDQQLRAQHRPE
- a CDS encoding FAD-linked oxidase C-terminal domain-containing protein — translated: PPERLGAYLRDFDALLADHGLGGIPYGHFGDGCLHVRIDFPFDRPGGRAVYRSFVERAAELVGGYGGSMSGEHGDGRARSELLPRMFEPAAIEAMAAVKAVFDPRDLLNPGVLVRPRPLDADLRRTMVGPVTEGLGFRYPTDGGDLTSAVHRCTGIGRCVADNTGAGGVMCPSWLATRDEKDTTRGRSRVLQEAVNGTLIGGLPAPEVHEALDLCLACKGCASDCPAEVDMATYKAEVLHQTYRGRRRPAAHYSLGWLPRWAALAARAPRLANRLLATPFLAAAGRRLAGVDPRRPLPAFAPQTLRAWWRNRPPAGSSPATGPRVLLWPDTFTNHFTPAAGQAAVRVLEAAGHRVDLPDEPLCCALTWISTGQLDTARRTLRHTVDRLAALLEGDPGGSGGGGGGAVLVGLEPSCLAVLRHDALALLGADDPAAAVVARAAATLAEVLAGTPGWAPPDLGGVVAVAQPHCHQHAVLGWEADRALLARAGTRVTAVGGCCGLAGNFGAERGHYDVSVAVAETALLPAVRAAPPDAVLLADGFSCRTQLDHLAGRRALHLAELLDPGGR